A region of the Planctomycetaceae bacterium genome:
GCATGGTTCGCTCCCGCACCTGAGCACGCTGTTCCGGTGTGGTATCATCGCAGCAGCAACACGGCCTCGCAGGATTTGTCGGGGATTCCCGATCAGAGCCGCCCGTCGGCAACCTGGCCGAATCCACCGCACCGGACTTCGTCATGGAAAATCACAACACTATGGACAGCATTGAAACTCTGGTTCGCGATTTGGAATCGGCACGGTCTTACACGACAACAATACTGAACACGGTGGATCCTGCTGACTGGTATCGAAGTCCGGGCGACGCGGTGACACACATCGCATGGCAGGTTGGACACCTGGCGGTCGCGCAATACCGGTTGGCTCTGGTCGTTGTTCGCGGACCGAAACCCGACGACGAACCACTGATCTCGCAGGACTTCGCAAAACGTTTCGCACCCGGTTCCGTCCCGGTTTCCAGTTTGAAAGACGGACCATCGGTCGAAGAGATTCGAGCCGTGTTT
Encoded here:
- a CDS encoding DinB family protein, with translation MENHNTMDSIETLVRDLESARSYTTTILNTVDPADWYRSPGDAVTHIAWQVGHLAVAQYRLALVVVRGPKPDDEPLISQDFAKRFAPGSVPVSSLKDGPSVEEIRAVFERVHTQAVAETRELNPNVLDASAGFEHPMFSTKGGSIRWSAQHEFTHAGQISLLRRLLGRTWLW